A stretch of DNA from Phycisphaerales bacterium:
GCGGGCTTTTTCAATGTCACCGCCCACAGCTTCACAGCTCATGAGTGCCAGCACTGGCCGCACGCGTTTTCCGCCTCCGCAGACACCGTAGTGGACTGCTTCTGCAAGCTTGGGTGGCAGAGGCTGACGTGATACACGAGCCTGTAGATCTGCATCCACAGCTTCGATCATGGCGTGCATTGCTGCTGGCGGCTGTGCTTTCGTGGTTGATTTCATGATTGGGATTGTAGTACTAGGCGGTTCAGTTAGTGGCATTGGACCAATCTGGGCCTGAGCAGGGCTCCATTTCCTACCAATAACCAACCAATAGAACAGGCTGTTGGTTATCATGACAGATGATGATTGCCCTGACCACACCTGCCAGTGACGTCTCCTTGCTGATCGAGCGCGGTGGGTACGTCATGATACCGCTGCTCATTCTTAGCGCGATTAGCCTTGCATTGATTTTTGAGCGGGCTGTTTTCTGGCTCATCGTTTCAGCTCGCAGTCGCCCATCGCGACTGGCTCGTCTCTCTGGCGACTTAAGAGTAGGTGATTCTGCAAGTGCCGCCAGAAGCGTTGAAGGTGATCGTTCTGTTTATGGTGACTTGGTAAAGAGTCTGCATCAAAATGGCGCAAGTGATGCCGTTGCACTTGAAGTCATCGAGTTATCGCGACCTCGCCTTGATCGTTTTATGGTGGTCTTATCAACCATCATTACAGCCGCACCATTGTTGGGCATTTTGGGAACGGTGATTGGAATTATCCAGTCCTTTGAGTTACTCGGAGAGCAGTCAACACTTCAAGATCCTGCGGACGTGGCGGGCGGTATTGCAGCAGCTTTGTTAACCACTGCATTAGGTCTCATCATTGCTCTTATTACACTTTTTCCATACATGCTTTATCGCTCATGTTCCAATCGCGCCTTGGGCCGTATGGAGATGTTGATTGCAGCAGCGCAACAAGGTGAAGCAATTGGTGGGCGTGAGGTTACGATTGAACGGGACAAGCCAAGGCAACCGCATGAACCGGAATTGGCAAAGAAATAGGCCAAGCAATCGTTTGTTTTTTTCGTCTTCCGAAGGGAGATATGATGATCTTCAAAAATATTGTGGGCGTTCTCACGCTCTGTAGTGTTGTTTCCATTGGCTGGGCAGGTGACGAGCAAAACGCAGCGGACGATTCTGCATTCCTTCGCATGAAGTCAGAGAAAGGCTTGATTGCTTTAGAGGTGGCTGTTCAAACGCTGACCAGTTGTCAGCCTGATGCCCCTGAAGTGCTCCTTGTTGGCGTTGCACACATTGCCGAAGCATCTTTTTACGAGGGAATCGATGACATCCTGTCATCTGCGGAGGTCGTGCTTTACGAATCCGTGCTGCCAGCAGGCGCAGATCGCCCCAGTGGCGAGACGGAAGAACAGCGCATTGAAACAACCCAAGCTTCAATGGCCTTTGTTGGCTCGCTTTTGGCGTGGTCTGAGCAAGTGGAAGGTGCGTCACCGAAGACACTGGCTGAGCTTGGCGTGAGCATTAAAAAGCTTGATGCTCGGATGGAACGCTGGCTGCAAGAAGCAAGTGTGGATGCCTGGGGGCAGCCGTTGATCTATGTGCCGGCTACCCAGGACAGTCCATGGGAGCTCATCAGCCTTGGTAGTGATGGTGTCAGTGGTGGTGATGCTTCAGCCGCAGATCTGCAGCTCAAAAACAGTTCAGACATTCAGGCGCCAGCAACATCGGGTGATCATGGGTTGCAAGGTCGTCTTGCTGATGCACTGGGACTGGCCTTCCAGCTTGAATCGCTGCCCTACGACAACCTTTCATGGCGTTGCAGTGATCTGACCTTTGATCGATTGGCCCGTCGAGCGAAAGAGCGTGGCTTTGAGCTCGACTCTTTGGCAGACACGTTGGCAGGTTCATCACTACCGGCAAAGTTTGTGAAGACAATTTTGGCGGCCATACCAATGCTTGATGCCATGGCCGGTGGGCGCGTGACTGATGCGCTAAAGGTCATGATGATTGAGGTACTTAGTGATGAGACGATGATTGAGGCCAGCATGAACTATTTGGGCGAGGGCTTTGCAGAAGTGATTATCAATGATCGCAATGAGGCAGTGATGGATGATCTGGCTGAGATCATTCGTGAAGAGCCTGATGTTAAATCGGTGGCCATTTTATATGGAGCCGGACACATGCAAGATTTTCTTGTGCGACTCAAAGAGCGGTTTTGTTACCAGCCCATCAAGAAACAATGGTTGATTGCGATGGAAGTGGATCTGAATAAGAGTGCTCTATCTCGTATGGAGTTGGCACAGATTCGAGTAGCGATGAAACGCATGCTTGACATGACGAAGTCGCAGATGGAGTCGCAGTAGTACGGTGTGCATAAGATACAGGCGCTGTTTGAGGGTCTCTTATGCGCTTGGGTTCGATTGACCGATGGTGATCTTTTCGACTTTGCCGCCGGCAATCTTCTCCAGGCCACTTCCCAGCTCGCCAATTGGATCGGGAGGCACAATTTCAACGGACTTGTCGCCAATGTGGGCTTTGCCGTCGATGACGGCCTGTTGGAATCGGACCGTTTCTTCCTTGAGACGTACCAGGATTTCCTCTTCTGGAACGTTCGCGACCCGTTCGCCTTGCACATAGATGATGCCGCGGCGATCACCAGCGAAAACAGCCACGTCCGCGCCCTCTGCTTCGCCAGGCCCATTCACGATGCAACCCATGACAGCAACTTTGATGGGTAAGTGAATTTCGTCAGCGAGCACTTTGCGTACATCTTGGACGAGTGTGAATAAATCAACCTGGATTCGACCACAAGTCGGACATGCAATCAGCTCAGCGCCGACGCGCGTTCGCAATCCAAGGCAGTAGAGCATCTCCAGGCCATCTTCAACTTCGTAGACAGGATCATTTGCATAGCTAATGCGAATGGTGTCTCCGATTCCATTGGCCAGCAGTGAGCCCAGAGCAACGACACTACGAATGGTCCCCGTTTCTTTCGGGCCGGCATGTGTGACGCCGAGATGCAGTGGATAGTCAAAGCGTTCTGATATTTCGGTATAGGCATCAATAACCAGTTGCGGATCCATCGACTTCGCACTGATGCATACATCGTGGAAGTCCCGTTCTTTAAAAATGTCGAGGTACTCTTCGAGTTTAGCAATCATGAGTCCAAGTAAATGTCCTTGGCGGCGGTCGGCAAAGAACTTGCCAAGCTCTTGCGCTCGCTGTTGCTTGTCCTTGCGTTCGATAATCGATCCTTCGTTGACTCCGATGCGAATCGGCAAGCCTCGCTCTTTACAGGCATCGATGACGGCATTGACTTGATCACGATCATAAATATTGCCCGGATTGAGCCGGATCTTATGTACGCCTGCATCAATGGCTTCAAGCGCACGTTTAAAATGAAAGTGAACATCAGCAACAATTGGTACCGAGACTTGAGGCAGGATCTTTGCGAGTGCCTCGGTGTCTTTCCGTTGTGGCACCGCGACGCGGACAATATCTGCACCTGCGGCAGCCATGCGGTTGATCTCTGCCACGCACTTATCAATTTCGTAGGTGTATCCAGCGGTCATGGTCTGGACTGAGACCGGTGCATCACCACCGATACGAACAATCCCTGTTCGCTCATCACCAATCGATATCTGTCTCGTTACTCGTCGCGGTTTCATATTTTTATTGTATGGACCCAATGATTGATGGGCCAATATGAGCCTTGATTTATGTTTAGACAGCCTCAGATGGTTTTGGGGCATCCGGATGAATTGCCAATTGTTGCACTTCGCTGGCCATGAGCACCTCTTCTAATGGCGTGGCATCTCCGAGCGGTACGCCATCAAGTGTTGTCACAATTGGAGGAGGATGAGCTTTTTCATGGGCATCTAAAGCTTTGCTCAAGCGTTCTTGCACCTCAGGTTCAAGTTTGGCCCAGGCGCCCCGTCCCTTGCATTTCGGGAATGTGGAACATCCTAACCATGGACCGCGTTTGCCACTCCGCAGATAGAGGATGGAACTGCATTTGTCACAGACAAGATCGGTTTCCATGGGCGGTGGTGAGGGAAGTTTGAGATTACCCTTTCGATCGAGATTCAATACAAACTTGATATCCGGGTAATTCATCGAAGCTAAGAACTTACCGAAGCGACCAGTTCGCAACATCATCGGCGACCCATCTTCTGGGCATGCGATGTCGACCCGCTCTGGAAGCAGTGGTAATCCTTCACGATCTGTCGGTGCGGCGTACTTACAGTCAGGATAGGCGGCGCAGGAAAGGAACCGTCCATTCTTACCAAAGCGATAGTGTGTCTGACTCCCACATTCTGGGCATTGATAGGGTGCCGGCTGTGTTTCAGCTTTCGCATGCACCATGGT
This window harbors:
- a CDS encoding MotA/TolQ/ExbB proton channel family protein, with the translated sequence MMIALTTPASDVSLLIERGGYVMIPLLILSAISLALIFERAVFWLIVSARSRPSRLARLSGDLRVGDSASAARSVEGDRSVYGDLVKSLHQNGASDAVALEVIELSRPRLDRFMVVLSTIITAAPLLGILGTVIGIIQSFELLGEQSTLQDPADVAGGIAAALLTTALGLIIALITLFPYMLYRSCSNRALGRMEMLIAAAQQGEAIGGREVTIERDKPRQPHEPELAKK
- a CDS encoding type II secretion system protein GspG encodes the protein MMIFKNIVGVLTLCSVVSIGWAGDEQNAADDSAFLRMKSEKGLIALEVAVQTLTSCQPDAPEVLLVGVAHIAEASFYEGIDDILSSAEVVLYESVLPAGADRPSGETEEQRIETTQASMAFVGSLLAWSEQVEGASPKTLAELGVSIKKLDARMERWLQEASVDAWGQPLIYVPATQDSPWELISLGSDGVSGGDASAADLQLKNSSDIQAPATSGDHGLQGRLADALGLAFQLESLPYDNLSWRCSDLTFDRLARRAKERGFELDSLADTLAGSSLPAKFVKTILAAIPMLDAMAGGRVTDALKVMMIEVLSDETMIEASMNYLGEGFAEVIINDRNEAVMDDLAEIIREEPDVKSVAILYGAGHMQDFLVRLKERFCYQPIKKQWLIAMEVDLNKSALSRMELAQIRVAMKRMLDMTKSQMESQ
- the ispG gene encoding flavodoxin-dependent (E)-4-hydroxy-3-methylbut-2-enyl-diphosphate synthase encodes the protein MKPRRVTRQISIGDERTGIVRIGGDAPVSVQTMTAGYTYEIDKCVAEINRMAAAGADIVRVAVPQRKDTEALAKILPQVSVPIVADVHFHFKRALEAIDAGVHKIRLNPGNIYDRDQVNAVIDACKERGLPIRIGVNEGSIIERKDKQQRAQELGKFFADRRQGHLLGLMIAKLEEYLDIFKERDFHDVCISAKSMDPQLVIDAYTEISERFDYPLHLGVTHAGPKETGTIRSVVALGSLLANGIGDTIRISYANDPVYEVEDGLEMLYCLGLRTRVGAELIACPTCGRIQVDLFTLVQDVRKVLADEIHLPIKVAVMGCIVNGPGEAEGADVAVFAGDRRGIIYVQGERVANVPEEEILVRLKEETVRFQQAVIDGKAHIGDKSVEIVPPDPIGELGSGLEKIAGGKVEKITIGQSNPSA